In Gemmatimonadaceae bacterium, one DNA window encodes the following:
- a CDS encoding cbb3-type cytochrome c oxidase subunit I, producing MSPLVRRYLKTAIAFLLIGLGLGFWMLLGREFGVPVAWRLRSAHTHALLVGFVLMMIAGVALWMFPRPRAGEAKHHPLLAEIAWWGIAGGTGVRVLLESWPGTHQGVAWRATIVVAAALQVAGLGLFFVALWPRIRSSGAKTEVR from the coding sequence GTGAGCCCACTGGTCCGTCGCTATCTCAAGACGGCCATCGCCTTCCTGCTGATCGGGTTGGGCCTGGGATTCTGGATGCTACTCGGCCGGGAGTTCGGTGTACCGGTGGCTTGGCGGTTGCGCAGCGCACACACACACGCGTTGCTAGTGGGATTCGTGCTGATGATGATTGCCGGCGTCGCACTGTGGATGTTCCCGCGCCCTCGCGCCGGTGAGGCCAAGCATCATCCGCTGCTCGCGGAGATTGCCTGGTGGGGTATCGCGGGAGGCACCGGAGTACGCGTGCTGCTGGAGTCGTGGCCAGGAACACATCAGGGCGTAGCGTGGCGCGCGACCATTGTCGTGGCGGCGGCGCTGCAGGTTGCCGGACTCGGACTGTTCTTCGTGGCACTGTGGCCACGGATCCGGAGTTCCGGCGCGAAGACCGAAGTGCGCTAG
- the nirK gene encoding nitrite reductase, copper-containing: MLTSPPVVPSPITRQYPTKVIVNLEAHEQTSRLADGVDYTFWTFGGTVPGSFIRVRQGDVVEFHLANHPSSKNPHNIDLHAVTGPGGGASASLVIPGQTATFTFEALNPGLYVYHCATSPVGMHIANGMYGLILVEPKGGLPAVDREYYVQQGEFYTRGNFGVTGHQPFDMQRAIDEDPAYVVFNGSAGALMGEKALKAEVGETVRLFVGNGGPNLVSSFHVIGEIFDRVYTEGGTKSINENVQTTLIPAGGAAIVEFKLETTGNYILVDHSIFRAFNKGAIGTLTVGGTPDSGVYSGRQYEGIYQPEGGAMQRMPTSDSPAPAAARNRAEQITMGERVYAQNCAACHQPAGTGLAGAFPPLAASDYLNADVKRAIGVVLHGLSGPVTVNGAQYNSLMPALSLGDEDVANVLTYVYSQWGNNGTRVTPDQVKTVRAAGGRRVNMDAH, encoded by the coding sequence GTGCTCACGTCGCCGCCCGTGGTGCCGTCGCCAATCACGCGCCAGTATCCCACCAAGGTGATCGTCAATCTCGAGGCACACGAGCAGACGTCTCGGCTTGCCGACGGCGTAGACTACACATTCTGGACCTTCGGTGGGACAGTACCGGGTTCATTCATCCGTGTGCGGCAGGGTGACGTCGTGGAGTTCCATCTCGCCAATCATCCATCAAGCAAGAATCCGCACAACATCGACCTGCATGCCGTGACCGGGCCCGGTGGTGGTGCATCGGCATCGCTGGTGATTCCAGGGCAGACGGCGACGTTTACCTTCGAGGCGCTGAATCCCGGATTGTATGTGTACCATTGTGCGACATCGCCGGTGGGCATGCACATAGCGAACGGTATGTATGGGCTCATCCTCGTGGAGCCGAAGGGCGGGCTCCCTGCGGTTGATCGCGAGTACTACGTGCAGCAGGGCGAGTTCTACACACGCGGGAACTTCGGCGTCACGGGCCACCAACCCTTCGACATGCAACGCGCCATCGACGAGGACCCCGCCTACGTCGTGTTCAATGGGTCCGCCGGCGCCCTCATGGGTGAAAAGGCGCTCAAGGCCGAGGTTGGGGAGACCGTGCGACTCTTTGTCGGAAACGGTGGGCCGAACCTCGTCTCAAGCTTCCACGTGATCGGAGAAATCTTCGATCGCGTGTACACGGAAGGAGGCACCAAGAGCATCAACGAGAATGTGCAGACCACCCTGATTCCAGCGGGCGGAGCGGCCATCGTGGAGTTCAAGCTTGAGACGACGGGCAATTACATCCTGGTGGACCACTCCATCTTCCGCGCCTTCAACAAGGGCGCCATCGGCACGCTGACGGTGGGCGGTACGCCAGACAGCGGCGTGTACTCCGGCCGGCAGTACGAAGGCATCTACCAGCCCGAGGGTGGTGCGATGCAACGGATGCCGACGAGCGACTCGCCCGCGCCAGCCGCTGCACGAAACCGCGCGGAACAGATCACAATGGGTGAGCGCGTCTACGCGCAGAATTGCGCCGCCTGCCATCAACCAGCCGGCACCGGTCTGGCTGGGGCGTTCCCGCCGCTCGCCGCCTCAGACTACCTGAATGCAGATGTGAAGCGCGCCATCGGTGTGGTGCTGCACGGCCTCTCCGGCCCCGTGACGGTCAATGGTGCGCAGTACAACAGCCTGATGCCAGCACTGTCGCTCGGCGACGAGGACGTCGCCAACGTCCTGACGTACGTGTATAGCCAGTGGGGAAACAACGGCACGCGTGTCACGCCCGACCAGGTCAAAACGGTACGTGCTGCTGGCGGGCGGCGCGTGAATATGGACGCACACTAG
- a CDS encoding type II toxin-antitoxin system RelE/ParE family toxin encodes MIKSFADRQTEELFRTGKAKKVPPDVARRALRKLEAVDAADQVSDLKVPPGNRLHALRGDRAGQHAIAVNDQWRICFRFQDGDAYDVEFCDYH; translated from the coding sequence GTGATCAAGTCCTTCGCCGATCGGCAGACCGAGGAGCTCTTCCGGACCGGCAAGGCCAAGAAAGTGCCGCCCGACGTGGCGCGGCGCGCCCTGCGGAAGCTCGAGGCCGTGGATGCGGCCGACCAGGTGTCCGACCTCAAGGTTCCGCCTGGCAACCGGCTTCACGCCCTCAGGGGCGACCGTGCGGGGCAGCACGCCATCGCCGTCAACGACCAGTGGCGCATCTGCTTCCGGTTCCAGGACGGCGACGCCTACGACGTCGAGTTCTGCGACTACCACTAG
- a CDS encoding HigA family addiction module antidote protein — MSIPNTKPLERRPIHPGEILREDFLPEYDLSVTALAEAAGVSRQSMNELLRERRAVSPEMALRLGRLFGTTPEFWLNLQRKVDLWDAARGLKREIAHIHPLAVA; from the coding sequence ATGAGCATTCCCAACACTAAGCCGCTGGAGCGGCGGCCGATCCACCCCGGCGAGATCCTCCGCGAGGACTTCCTGCCGGAGTACGACCTGTCGGTCACCGCGCTGGCGGAGGCCGCCGGGGTGTCGCGCCAGTCCATGAACGAGCTGCTGCGCGAGCGGCGGGCGGTGAGCCCCGAGATGGCGCTGCGCCTCGGCCGGCTGTTCGGTACGACGCCGGAATTCTGGCTCAACCTGCAGCGGAAGGTGGACCTCTGGGACGCGGCCCGCGGGCTCAAGCGCGAGATTGCGCACATCCATCCGCTCGCGGTCGCATAA
- a CDS encoding serine hydrolase — MPYRTICKLFALLLLLARPGAAQQAESRYHEAFRRLHEAGMFNGAVLIAKDDSIVLDAAFGESDVTTHTPLTDRSLYRAASVSKTVTALALLTLVDSGRLDLDDPVQRYLPRFPYPQTTLRQLLQHSSGLPEYIFGVGDYWSSHTEPMTDAAVLRWLIDTTPELDFAPGQGWDYCNTNYALIPLVIEAVTREPYAVYLRRAVLEPAGMRNSFHLSELGPRERARLAAGHGFDYATGQDLRIDRHPVLSAEFNADSVFGAGDLVSTARDLFALDQALKAGQVISLELQATAYTSMVLPEGFPAGYGLGWQVAESDFTGRIIHHHGQGDGYRTRYYRFLDRGITIITLQNAREKYADDAVRVAQLLAFKDSAAMPMPSLAEALSRTMHADGLEATRAQVAMAAQAPAAWSLNERDLNNLALTYWFSGQRDSALSLFTSYLSLMPDRPSVYATLAEALADAGRTEESKARYAEALAVARRDARKYARDIARLEKLLADGR, encoded by the coding sequence GTGCCGTACCGTACGATCTGCAAGTTGTTCGCCCTCCTGCTGCTTCTCGCCCGACCTGGCGCGGCGCAACAGGCCGAGTCGCGGTATCACGAGGCGTTTCGGCGGCTGCACGAGGCCGGGATGTTCAATGGCGCCGTGCTCATCGCGAAAGACGACTCGATCGTGCTCGACGCCGCCTTCGGCGAATCGGATGTCACGACGCACACGCCACTGACCGACCGCTCGCTCTACCGCGCGGCCTCCGTGTCGAAGACGGTCACCGCGCTGGCACTGCTGACCCTCGTCGACTCAGGACGGCTGGACCTCGACGATCCCGTGCAGCGCTACCTGCCGCGCTTTCCGTATCCGCAGACGACGCTGCGCCAACTGCTGCAGCACAGCAGTGGCCTCCCGGAGTACATCTTCGGCGTCGGCGACTATTGGTCCTCGCATACGGAGCCGATGACGGACGCGGCCGTGCTCCGGTGGCTCATCGACACGACGCCGGAGCTGGACTTCGCACCGGGGCAGGGCTGGGACTACTGCAACACGAACTACGCCCTCATCCCGCTCGTCATCGAGGCGGTGACTCGCGAACCGTACGCGGTGTACCTGCGTCGGGCGGTGCTCGAGCCGGCGGGAATGCGCAACAGCTTTCATCTGTCCGAGCTCGGGCCGCGCGAACGCGCGCGGCTCGCTGCCGGCCACGGCTTCGACTACGCCACCGGACAAGACCTGCGCATCGATCGGCATCCCGTCCTCTCGGCGGAGTTCAACGCCGACAGTGTCTTCGGCGCAGGGGACCTCGTCTCGACGGCGCGCGACCTGTTCGCGCTGGACCAGGCGCTGAAGGCGGGGCAGGTGATCAGCCTCGAGCTGCAGGCGACAGCCTACACCTCAATGGTGCTGCCTGAGGGCTTCCCCGCGGGCTACGGTCTGGGCTGGCAGGTGGCCGAGTCCGACTTCACCGGCCGCATCATCCATCACCACGGCCAGGGCGATGGCTATCGCACGCGGTACTATCGATTCCTTGACCGCGGCATCACGATCATCACCTTGCAGAACGCGCGGGAGAAGTACGCCGACGATGCGGTGCGCGTGGCCCAGCTGCTCGCGTTCAAGGACAGCGCGGCGATGCCGATGCCCTCGCTGGCGGAGGCGTTGAGCCGGACGATGCACGCGGACGGCCTAGAGGCGACGCGCGCGCAGGTAGCCATGGCGGCGCAAGCGCCGGCCGCCTGGTCACTGAACGAGCGCGACCTCAACAACCTCGCCCTGACGTACTGGTTCAGCGGGCAGCGGGACAGCGCGCTCTCGCTCTTCACCAGCTATCTCTCGCTGATGCCCGATCGTCCCAGCGTCTACGCGACGCTCGCCGAGGCGCTGGCGGATGCGGGGCGCACCGAGGAGTCAAAGGCACGGTATGCAGAGGCGCTTGCGGTCGCACGTCGCGACGCACGGAAGTACGCCCGGGATATCGCGCGGCTAGAGAAGCTGCTCGCGGACGGACGCTAG
- a CDS encoding MBL fold metallo-hydrolase, producing the protein MPTPFCRRLSVLALAILFLLPNALPAQQPPRNDTTSRDRPLLHRAVATAEGYDANAWWIETADGLLLIDALMLRRDARALVAALRASGKPLRAVIITHPHADHFGGLPTIRAAFPGVPVIATQATADAMRAVHDEGMVPGGWLRALGDEYDAEFRGVDRTVASGDTLRLAGLTMVIRDYGPMEAANNSVVWVPEMKAAFTGDATVHGATFYVGTSTARPALAALPKILADHPGEVTAYSGHYGPRPLDRVVGDNVEQLRAMLAAAALVGTDPTNRSATGDFTMPAKRQLLLLLALQTAQRADYGIGAVGMARFELPALIATIVADSTRPVPPPTAAVRDSLRPLLFLVGRYENANITLGLGGLYIDATVTAPSGYQYQLMFSYDHVQARYRIVSRDQISGLLDVFEGTREADGSLLVSNVGPGTHYLDSDGAKAFNRMRFSPREDGSWTWLVETGTGDGQWTQPFEVTMRRLPIR; encoded by the coding sequence ATGCCTACACCATTCTGCCGCCGCTTGAGCGTCCTGGCGCTCGCGATTCTGTTCCTCCTCCCCAACGCCCTGCCCGCCCAGCAGCCGCCGCGCAACGACACGACCTCGCGCGACAGGCCGCTGCTGCACCGCGCCGTCGCGACCGCTGAGGGCTACGACGCCAACGCCTGGTGGATCGAGACCGCCGACGGCCTGCTGCTCATCGACGCGCTGATGCTGCGGCGCGACGCACGCGCCCTCGTCGCCGCGCTGCGCGCGTCGGGCAAGCCGCTGCGTGCCGTCATCATCACGCACCCACACGCCGACCACTTTGGCGGGCTCCCGACCATCCGGGCAGCCTTCCCCGGCGTGCCGGTCATCGCCACGCAAGCGACGGCCGACGCGATGCGTGCGGTGCACGACGAGGGAATGGTGCCCGGCGGCTGGCTGCGCGCCTTGGGCGACGAGTACGACGCCGAGTTTCGCGGCGTGGACCGCACCGTCGCCTCGGGGGACACGCTGCGGCTCGCCGGTCTCACGATGGTAATCCGGGACTACGGCCCGATGGAGGCGGCCAACAACAGCGTGGTTTGGGTGCCGGAGATGAAGGCAGCCTTCACGGGCGACGCGACGGTCCACGGCGCGACGTTCTACGTCGGGACATCCACTGCGCGGCCTGCCCTGGCCGCGTTGCCGAAGATCCTCGCCGACCACCCGGGCGAGGTCACGGCGTACTCCGGACACTACGGTCCGCGTCCGCTGGACCGCGTCGTGGGCGACAACGTCGAACAGCTGCGCGCGATGCTCGCCGCGGCGGCGCTGGTCGGGACAGACCCCACGAACCGAAGCGCCACGGGCGACTTCACGATGCCCGCAAAGCGGCAGTTGCTCCTGCTGCTCGCGCTGCAGACGGCCCAGCGCGCCGACTACGGCATCGGTGCCGTGGGCATGGCGCGCTTCGAACTCCCGGCGTTGATCGCCACCATCGTCGCCGACTCAACGCGACCAGTGCCACCTCCGACTGCCGCTGTGCGCGACAGCCTGCGCCCGCTACTGTTCCTCGTGGGACGCTATGAGAACGCGAACATCACGCTCGGGCTCGGCGGGCTCTACATTGACGCGACGGTCACCGCTCCCTCCGGCTACCAGTATCAGCTGATGTTCTCGTACGACCACGTCCAGGCGCGATATCGCATCGTCTCCCGCGACCAGATCTCCGGACTGCTCGACGTGTTCGAGGGCACACGGGAGGCTGATGGCTCGCTGCTGGTGTCGAACGTCGGCCCGGGGACGCACTACCTCGACAGCGACGGGGCGAAGGCCTTCAATCGCATGCGCTTCAGTCCGCGTGAGGATGGCAGTTGGACCTGGCTCGTGGAGACGGGAACGGGGGACGGGCAATGGACGCAGCCCTTTGAGGTGACGATGCGTCGCCTGCCCATTCGGTAG
- a CDS encoding response regulator transcription factor, producing the protein MTDTPTPKAPVDAPIRALIVDDEPLARLNLQRALDAFPRWQVLAACADAASALAAIEHSRPDVVFLDIRMPRTSGLVLARHLIELPAPPIVVFVTAYEGHAVEAFELHAIDYLIKPFDDARLASGLHRVESLLALRTGAAYGEALRAFLDDAGTAAPAVDGVPAPSRYLQRFSVKSVGHLEVVRVADVRWISAAGNYAELHLERRVVLHRVTLAALADRLDPAEFLRVHRRHIVRRRECRSLQVTGDGTYALRLRGGATVAVSERYVAEVRELLGDA; encoded by the coding sequence ATGACTGACACGCCGACGCCCAAGGCGCCTGTCGACGCGCCGATCCGGGCACTCATCGTCGACGACGAACCGCTGGCCCGCCTGAACCTCCAGCGTGCCCTCGATGCCTTCCCGCGTTGGCAGGTGCTGGCCGCCTGCGCCGACGCGGCCTCCGCGCTCGCGGCCATCGAGCACTCGAGACCGGACGTGGTCTTCCTCGATATCCGGATGCCGCGCACGTCGGGCTTGGTCCTCGCCCGCCATCTGATCGAGCTCCCGGCGCCGCCGATCGTCGTCTTCGTCACGGCGTACGAAGGGCACGCCGTCGAGGCATTTGAGCTGCACGCCATCGACTATCTCATCAAGCCCTTTGACGACGCGCGGCTCGCCAGCGGCTTGCATCGCGTGGAGTCGCTGCTGGCCCTGCGCACCGGGGCCGCGTACGGCGAGGCGCTGCGCGCATTCCTCGACGATGCCGGTACGGCGGCGCCGGCGGTGGACGGCGTGCCCGCGCCCTCGCGCTACCTGCAACGGTTCAGCGTGAAGTCCGTCGGGCACCTCGAAGTGGTCCGCGTGGCAGACGTACGCTGGATCTCGGCGGCCGGCAACTATGCGGAGCTGCACCTCGAGCGCCGAGTGGTACTGCATCGCGTGACCTTGGCGGCGCTGGCCGACCGGCTCGACCCCGCCGAGTTCCTGCGCGTACACCGGCGGCACATCGTGCGGCGGCGCGAGTGTCGGTCGCTGCAGGTGACGGGCGACGGCACGTATGCGCTACGCCTGCGCGGCGGCGCCACGGTGGCGGTGAGCGAGCGCTACGTGGCCGAGGTGCGCGAGTTGCTGGGCGACGCGTAG
- a CDS encoding histidine kinase, protein MSAPAPRTNAAPLSLPSLGRTLLANLAVWGAVASVHALSAWSDAVHRGQTPALAGMLRGYWIAYAPFVPFATALYLIHRQAKRPWAAVALVSALYLALELTYQAVLILSDGTVTLSAILPTLRQLPALIILLDASLVLATNAVVYAVVAVSTRRRDAALERRLHEENLRLRLALEEQRLQGLRAQLEPHFLYNALNAIAGLVRSDDRALALTALQQLSRLLRYATTAVAKDWVPLSDEVSFLREYLGLQQLRFGTRLQVRYDGLDGIPDDLESPPLLLQPLAENAIRHGLERSEGTASIDVRCESQGERCLIRLVNSVPTDAPPNPGLGVGLRTLQARVEAAYRGRATLETVERDDRFEVLLILPHSIDD, encoded by the coding sequence ATGTCCGCACCCGCACCGCGCACGAACGCCGCGCCCCTCAGCCTGCCCTCGCTCGGCCGGACGTTGCTCGCCAACCTGGCCGTTTGGGGCGCCGTCGCCAGCGTCCACGCCCTCTCGGCGTGGAGCGACGCCGTGCACCGCGGGCAGACCCCCGCGCTCGCCGGCATGCTGCGCGGCTACTGGATTGCCTACGCGCCCTTCGTGCCGTTCGCGACGGCGCTGTACCTGATTCATCGCCAGGCAAAGCGCCCCTGGGCGGCGGTGGCCCTCGTGAGCGCGCTGTACCTCGCGCTTGAGTTGACGTACCAAGCCGTGCTGATCCTCAGCGACGGCACGGTAACGCTTTCGGCCATCCTCCCCACGCTGCGGCAGCTGCCTGCGCTGATCATCCTGCTCGACGCCAGCCTTGTGCTCGCGACGAATGCCGTAGTCTACGCCGTGGTTGCAGTGAGTACGCGACGGCGCGACGCCGCATTGGAACGCCGCCTGCACGAGGAGAATCTCCGGCTGCGGCTCGCGCTCGAGGAGCAGCGCCTGCAGGGCCTCCGCGCGCAACTGGAGCCGCACTTTCTCTACAACGCCCTGAACGCCATCGCCGGGCTGGTGCGCAGCGACGACCGCGCGCTGGCGCTGACGGCGCTGCAGCAGTTGAGCCGGCTGCTGCGCTACGCGACGACGGCGGTCGCCAAGGACTGGGTGCCGCTGTCGGATGAAGTGTCGTTCCTGCGCGAGTACCTTGGCCTGCAGCAACTGCGCTTCGGTACGCGCCTGCAGGTTCGCTACGACGGATTGGACGGCATCCCGGACGACCTCGAGTCGCCTCCCCTATTGCTGCAGCCGCTCGCGGAGAACGCGATCCGGCACGGTCTGGAACGCAGCGAGGGCACGGCGAGCATCGACGTGCGCTGCGAGTCGCAGGGGGAACGCTGCCTGATCCGGCTTGTGAACTCTGTCCCGACCGACGCGCCCCCCAATCCCGGCTTGGGGGTCGGACTCCGCACACTGCAGGCACGCGTGGAGGCCGCGTACCGGGGACGCGCAACCCTGGAGACCGTCGAGCGCGACGACCGCTTTGAGGTGCTGCTCATCCTGCCGCACAGCATTGATGACTGA
- a CDS encoding DinB family protein, translating into MRRGESMLPEFDQEMATTRRLLERVPSEHMAWRPHPKSFPLGHLVQLICRMPGWITNALTDDSLDLAAGKGYSFETLATLLQEFDGNVNQARTVLAETSDAHLDTEWSLRMGDRTLFTSLRGAVVRQTISHLVHHRGQLSVYLRLLDVPLPSIYGPTADERTF; encoded by the coding sequence ATGCGAAGAGGGGAGTCGATGCTGCCGGAGTTCGACCAAGAGATGGCCACGACGCGTCGGCTGCTCGAACGCGTGCCAAGCGAGCACATGGCGTGGCGGCCGCATCCGAAGTCGTTCCCGCTCGGCCACCTGGTGCAGCTCATTTGCCGCATGCCGGGTTGGATCACGAATGCCCTCACCGACGACAGTCTCGACCTCGCAGCGGGGAAGGGCTACTCCTTCGAGACCCTGGCCACGCTGCTCCAGGAGTTCGATGGCAACGTGAATCAGGCGCGCACAGTCCTCGCCGAGACTTCGGACGCCCATCTCGACACGGAGTGGTCGCTCCGCATGGGAGACCGCACGCTGTTCACCTCGCTCCGAGGGGCGGTGGTCCGCCAGACCATCAGCCACTTGGTGCACCACCGCGGGCAGCTCAGTGTGTACCTGCGGCTGCTCGACGTGCCGCTGCCGTCGATCTACGGTCCGACCGCTGACGAGCGGACATTTTGA
- a CDS encoding DUF1801 domain-containing protein has translation MHADVQRYNATQSPNHQVLCELLAAEIDKALPTAENKIWHGHPVWFLDDNPIVGYSRQKPGIRLMFWSGADFDEEGLDVVGKKFKDASAFFNDVAEVRKTLLRRWLKKSREIQWNYRDIVKRKGRLERLR, from the coding sequence GTGCACGCTGATGTCCAGCGCTACAACGCCACGCAATCGCCCAACCACCAAGTCCTCTGCGAGCTACTGGCCGCGGAGATCGACAAGGCCCTGCCCACGGCCGAGAACAAGATCTGGCACGGCCACCCCGTGTGGTTCCTCGACGACAATCCCATCGTCGGCTACAGCCGACAGAAGCCGGGCATCCGATTGATGTTCTGGAGCGGCGCCGATTTCGACGAGGAGGGACTCGACGTCGTCGGCAAGAAGTTCAAGGACGCCTCGGCGTTCTTCAACGACGTCGCCGAGGTGAGGAAGACGCTGCTGCGGCGCTGGCTCAAGAAGTCGCGCGAGATCCAGTGGAATTACCGGGACATCGTCAAGCGCAAAGGGCGGCTCGAGCGGCTACGCTGA
- a CDS encoding FHA domain-containing protein, with amino-acid sequence MTLLSLRDMRTGTVQEFASDELRLGRDPDCAVVIEGDGAGVVSGFHARLFQRDGRWMIEDLGSRNGTSLNGQRLGANAPQPIDVGALLRLGERGPEFRVDGLRNRRIAETIAEDGAAGPAGAPSAARSAPAVAPAAASAAASPASPTLELVLKEVRTGNRYPARGGRIRLGRGEECEVQPRQAGDSAVSRVHAEIVLAPDGRVLLRDLKSSNGTQLNAKPVTGDHELKLRDRIALGPGGPELLVEVLKLPPAVADAAQSPRPAAAGSAGARSAAHVANAAAAAPQGKTMMLRGMIEESSRKSASRLRVTVWSFVALMSASVAGFYWWTDQQQRLTARQLEEQRVALAAASEKTTALEGALQRAELALSQQLAAGDSAQRQSLDELNRLRDELAAASARVASGSEREARASRGLLDSLRSAIRSQEERSAAISDQVRAVKSVNLAAISQAAGPAVGMVTGYGGSEVWDGSGFVLTRSGYFVTNRHVATDNGKPADSLFVRLADTNQRLRAEVVSLPTGDTPDLALLRIRDYGGPVIPKIDWSGTRAKQGESAAMIGYPAGASLAYDFSTGAVRTSMSAGIFAQVTSDELRFNGFSVGGSSGSPLFNADGEVVGVHRAGLREALAQGQRQYGFAVPVRQLIPLLPADARAELGIR; translated from the coding sequence GTGACGCTGCTCTCGCTTCGCGATATGCGCACCGGCACCGTCCAAGAGTTCGCGTCGGACGAGCTGCGCCTCGGGCGTGATCCGGACTGTGCGGTCGTCATCGAGGGCGATGGGGCTGGCGTCGTCTCCGGATTCCACGCGCGGCTGTTCCAGCGTGACGGGCGCTGGATGATCGAGGACCTCGGCAGCCGCAACGGGACCTCGCTCAACGGGCAGCGGCTGGGGGCGAACGCGCCGCAGCCAATCGATGTCGGCGCGCTGCTGCGGCTCGGAGAGCGTGGCCCGGAGTTCCGGGTCGATGGGCTGCGCAACCGGCGCATCGCGGAGACGATTGCCGAGGATGGCGCGGCGGGACCGGCGGGCGCTCCCAGCGCGGCGCGCTCGGCACCTGCGGTTGCGCCTGCCGCTGCATCAGCCGCGGCGTCTCCCGCTTCCCCGACGCTTGAACTCGTGCTCAAGGAAGTGCGCACCGGGAACCGCTATCCCGCGCGCGGCGGTCGCATCCGCCTCGGCCGCGGCGAGGAGTGCGAAGTGCAACCGCGGCAGGCGGGCGATTCGGCCGTCTCGCGCGTGCACGCCGAGATCGTCCTCGCGCCGGATGGGCGCGTGCTGTTGCGTGACCTGAAGAGCAGCAATGGCACTCAGCTCAACGCGAAGCCCGTCACGGGCGACCACGAGCTCAAGCTGCGCGATCGCATCGCGCTGGGCCCTGGCGGGCCGGAGTTGCTCGTCGAGGTCCTGAAGCTCCCTCCGGCAGTCGCCGATGCAGCGCAGTCCCCGCGCCCGGCCGCTGCCGGCTCCGCAGGCGCGCGCTCCGCCGCGCACGTGGCAAACGCAGCGGCCGCCGCCCCGCAAGGCAAGACGATGATGCTGCGCGGCATGATCGAGGAGTCGAGCCGCAAGAGCGCCTCACGCCTGCGCGTGACGGTGTGGTCGTTTGTCGCCTTGATGTCCGCCTCGGTGGCGGGCTTCTATTGGTGGACGGACCAACAGCAGCGCCTCACCGCGCGCCAGCTCGAGGAACAGCGAGTCGCCCTGGCCGCAGCGTCGGAGAAGACGACCGCGCTCGAGGGCGCCCTGCAGCGCGCCGAGCTCGCGCTCAGCCAACAGCTCGCCGCCGGCGATTCGGCGCAGCGCCAATCGCTCGACGAACTCAATCGCCTGCGCGATGAGTTGGCCGCAGCGAGCGCGCGCGTCGCCAGCGGCAGCGAACGCGAGGCCCGCGCCTCGCGCGGCCTGCTCGACAGCCTGCGCAGCGCCATCCGCAGTCAGGAGGAACGCAGCGCCGCCATCTCCGACCAGGTGCGCGCGGTGAAGTCCGTGAACCTCGCGGCCATCTCGCAAGCGGCGGGGCCGGCCGTCGGGATGGTCACCGGCTACGGCGGCAGCGAGGTCTGGGACGGCTCGGGCTTTGTGCTCACGCGCTCCGGCTATTTCGTCACCAATCGCCACGTGGCGACGGACAACGGGAAACCGGCGGACTCATTGTTCGTGCGATTGGCGGATACCAACCAGCGGCTGCGCGCCGAGGTCGTCAGTTTGCCGACCGGCGATACACCCGATCTCGCGCTGCTCAGGATCCGCGACTACGGCGGCCCGGTGATCCCGAAGATCGACTGGAGCGGCACACGCGCCAAGCAGGGCGAGTCGGCGGCGATGATTGGGTATCCAGCCGGCGCGTCGTTGGCCTACGACTTCTCGACCGGTGCGGTACGCACGTCGATGAGCGCGGGCATCTTTGCGCAGGTCACCAGCGACGAGCTGCGATTCAACGGCTTCTCGGTGGGTGGCTCGAGTGGCAGTCCGCTGTTCAATGCCGACGGCGAGGTGGTCGGGGTGCATCGGGCCGGCCTGCGCGAGGCCTTGGCGCAGGGGCAGCGGCAGTATGGGTTCGCGGTGCCGGTGCGGCAGTTGATTCCATTGTTGCCGGCGGATGCGCGCGCGGAGTTGGGGATCCGCTGA